One window from the genome of Terrimicrobium sacchariphilum encodes:
- a CDS encoding MotA/TolQ/ExbB proton channel family protein, protein MKSSRSLLRIILPALIALATVSGAHAAEGAPAESHNIIQVILSGGPLIVMIWLAILGTSITMVTFIIQLFLVLRDEQLAPAALLESLRATISAGNYQEAWEICRANKAYIALVLGGALERLGRGKDAVETALIEHGLREAQVLKTKNSYLSVIGVIAPMIGLLGTVIGMMGAFAVLGSSGVSDPRLLATRIGEVLMATASGLFIAIPAFIFYYYFRNRATIVLVTADDKLNQLIEDIPFDELGGVRIGENFEAGAGAPVTGAGRSRKVSVALTTNCPVCNGAIQPGQNPCPHCGATLEWA, encoded by the coding sequence ATGAAAAGTTCCCGTTCCCTGTTGCGTATCATTCTGCCCGCGCTCATTGCTCTCGCCACCGTGAGCGGAGCCCACGCGGCCGAGGGCGCACCAGCCGAGTCCCACAACATCATCCAGGTCATTCTCTCGGGTGGCCCGCTCATCGTCATGATCTGGCTCGCCATCCTTGGCACCTCGATCACGATGGTGACGTTCATCATCCAGCTATTCCTCGTCCTTCGCGATGAGCAGCTCGCTCCCGCCGCTCTCCTCGAGTCGCTCCGCGCTACGATCAGCGCTGGCAACTACCAGGAAGCCTGGGAAATCTGCCGCGCCAACAAGGCCTACATTGCCCTCGTTCTCGGCGGTGCTCTCGAGCGCCTCGGTCGTGGCAAGGATGCTGTTGAGACGGCTCTCATCGAGCACGGACTCCGCGAGGCCCAAGTCCTGAAGACCAAAAACAGCTATCTCTCCGTTATCGGAGTTATCGCACCGATGATCGGACTGCTCGGTACGGTTATCGGAATGATGGGCGCGTTCGCCGTACTCGGTTCCTCGGGTGTGTCGGACCCGCGCCTCCTCGCCACCCGTATCGGTGAAGTGCTCATGGCTACCGCCAGCGGTCTCTTCATCGCTATCCCGGCCTTTATTTTCTACTACTACTTCCGCAACCGCGCGACCATCGTCCTCGTTACCGCCGACGACAAGCTGAACCAGCTCATCGAGGATATCCCGTTCGACGAACTCGGCGGAGTCCGCATCGGTGAGAACTTCGAGGCAGGTGCCGGCGCTCCCGTCACCGGCGCTGGCCGCTCCCGCAAGGTTTCGGTCGCCCTCACCACGAATTGCCCCGTCTGCAACGGTGCCATCCAGCCCGGCCAGAATCCCTGCCCGCATTGCGGCGCCACTCTCGAGTGGGCCTGA
- the ndk gene encoding nucleoside-diphosphate kinase: protein MQTSLILLKPDCVTGRKVGEVIKRFEEAGFQIRGCKLFRLSSEILNEHYAHLASKPFFPEIVAFMQSSPVVGLAVAGDNAVDRVRTLLGPTDSKKADKGTIRGDFGVDVMVNVAHASDSAENAEIELKRFFKDEELFDYAMSYTTKP from the coding sequence ATGCAAACATCTCTCATTCTTCTCAAACCCGATTGTGTGACTGGCCGCAAGGTCGGCGAAGTGATCAAGCGTTTCGAGGAGGCAGGTTTTCAGATCCGCGGATGCAAACTCTTCCGCCTGAGCAGCGAGATCCTCAACGAACATTACGCGCACCTGGCCTCGAAGCCCTTCTTCCCCGAGATCGTCGCCTTCATGCAGTCGTCTCCCGTGGTCGGCCTCGCCGTCGCCGGTGACAACGCAGTCGATCGCGTGCGTACGCTCCTCGGACCCACGGACTCCAAGAAGGCCGACAAGGGTACGATCCGCGGCGACTTTGGCGTCGACGTGATGGTCAACGTGGCCCATGCCTCCGACAGCGCGGAGAACGCGGAAATCGAGTTGAAGCGCTTCTTCAAGGACGAAGAACTCTTCGATTACGCGATGAGCTACACCACGAAGCCGTAA
- a CDS encoding ExbD/TolR family protein → MAGNISSEEGDVGFQIAPMVDVVFVLLLFFMAAAGSQVINKELTVTLPSGATSDRPQEKVPLIIDIFPDGKVQMNNKVYDAFSSRDLPELQAKLAEAVAKFGDKDPVIVRPDPQSRHERIMDVLNAATAAGIKKLSFS, encoded by the coding sequence ATGGCTGGAAACATTTCCTCGGAAGAAGGAGACGTCGGCTTTCAGATCGCGCCCATGGTGGACGTCGTGTTCGTCCTCTTGTTGTTTTTCATGGCTGCTGCCGGATCTCAGGTCATCAACAAGGAACTCACTGTCACGCTGCCCAGCGGTGCGACCTCCGACCGACCGCAGGAGAAAGTCCCGCTCATCATCGACATCTTTCCCGACGGCAAGGTGCAGATGAACAACAAGGTTTACGACGCGTTTTCCAGCCGGGACCTGCCGGAACTGCAAGCCAAGCTCGCCGAGGCTGTCGCAAAATTCGGCGACAAGGACCCCGTCATCGTGCGTCCCGACCCACAGAGTCGCCACGAACGCATCATGGATGTCCTCAATGCCGCGACCGCAGCGGGTATAAAAAAACTCTCCTTCAGCTAG
- a CDS encoding ExbD/TolR family protein, which produces MSEEAHRRGKKKVRKADPEADPEFQIAPMIDILLVLLVFFMSITSTEVLQSNTDVDLPVAKEAKEPKPIKGGQMIVNILFSPINNATTFEVNEKNPSMNEIAAMLSNEVNRNPQYRVLVRADKQVKYEAIRSLLEAVGRAGVGNVTFSVVDKDAGKPQG; this is translated from the coding sequence ATGTCAGAAGAGGCTCATAGGCGCGGCAAAAAGAAAGTCCGCAAAGCCGATCCCGAGGCCGATCCGGAGTTCCAGATCGCCCCGATGATCGATATTCTCCTCGTTCTCCTGGTGTTCTTTATGTCCATCACCTCCACCGAGGTGCTGCAGTCGAACACCGACGTCGACCTCCCGGTCGCCAAGGAGGCCAAGGAGCCCAAACCGATCAAGGGCGGCCAGATGATCGTCAACATCCTCTTCAGCCCCATCAACAACGCGACCACCTTCGAGGTAAACGAAAAGAACCCCTCGATGAATGAAATCGCGGCGATGCTCTCCAATGAAGTGAATCGCAACCCGCAGTACCGCGTGCTCGTCCGTGCCGACAAGCAGGTCAAGTACGAGGCGATCCGCTCTCTCCTGGAAGCTGTTGGTCGTGCAGGAGTGGGCAATGTCACTTTCTCGGTCGTCGACAAGGACGCCGGAAAACCCCAAGGATAA
- a CDS encoding ExbD/TolR family protein: protein MAGGGVSEDGDVGFQIAPMVDVVFVLLLFFMASAGSQIKPRELTINLPSGKSAPGIDVPKTPLIIDIFPDGKVQMNNKVYDTPGSRELPELRAKLADTINKFGDKDPVIIRPDPQTRHDRIIDVLNAAAASGVKNLTFS from the coding sequence ATGGCAGGTGGTGGTGTATCAGAAGACGGAGATGTCGGATTCCAAATCGCACCGATGGTGGACGTGGTGTTCGTGCTCCTTCTCTTCTTCATGGCTTCGGCCGGTTCTCAGATCAAACCCCGCGAGTTGACCATCAACCTCCCGAGTGGCAAGTCTGCCCCGGGTATCGATGTTCCCAAGACTCCTCTCATCATCGACATCTTCCCGGACGGCAAGGTGCAGATGAACAACAAGGTCTACGACACTCCGGGCAGCCGCGAACTTCCCGAGCTCCGGGCCAAGCTCGCCGACACAATCAACAAGTTCGGTGACAAGGACCCCGTCATCATTCGTCCCGATCCGCAGACCCGTCACGATCGGATCATCGACGTGCTTAATGCGGCGGCCGCCTCGGGTGTGAAAAACCTCACGTTCAGCTAG